From Corynebacterium frankenforstense DSM 45800, the proteins below share one genomic window:
- a CDS encoding hydantoinase/oxoprolinase family protein, producing MSELRVAVDVGGTFTDVCIFDDTEKSMRVTKVPSTPDDPMRAVIAGVERGEIDLSNVELFSHGTTVATNSLITRRFPKAAMVTTKGFRDVLEIRDGTKDELWDAYKDVSGPYLRRRDRFEVTERVDSAGRVVEPLDEDEARDLARLLRKRGVGTVAVCFINSYANGDNEVRMREILEEELPEATVSTSAEILPEIFEHERFNTTVSNAVLGPLVSGYVERLDGKLKDGGYDGDLLLLHSGGGSMTPTMVKRFPVRLAASGIAAGAIAAQHIAEQCGYRNAVGLDMGGTSTDISIVADGELRVTKEWEVEYGHPIVFPSIEVLTIGAGGGSLAHIDIAGSLRNGPQSAGADPGPACYDQGGTEPTNTDANLVLGRLGTQLAGGAMNLNAELAEKAVNETIAGPLDLDTAEAAESILKVANANMADAVRLVSIRRGLDPRDFALIAFGGAGALHGAEVARELGIPTVVVPPNPGVTSAMGCLLVDVQHDLATMYTTSTDNADRDHLEHEFAALEDEATERLRHEGVAEEDRELRRGISMRYAGQWRSLQVPIGSGPDALDSAVARFHEEHERQFSFRNDETPVEIYQLHLKAVGKTPKPAFTPTADAGEKTPEPTGTRQVHFRRDWHDTPVYDRDALGPGMEIAGPAIINQLDSTTVVPPETRAEIDEWLNIRIHLTGDDQ from the coding sequence ATGTCAGAGCTCAGAGTCGCGGTCGACGTCGGCGGAACCTTCACCGACGTCTGCATCTTCGACGACACCGAGAAGTCCATGCGAGTCACCAAGGTCCCGTCCACCCCCGACGACCCGATGCGGGCCGTCATCGCCGGCGTCGAGCGCGGCGAGATCGACCTCAGCAACGTCGAGTTGTTCTCCCACGGCACCACCGTGGCCACCAACTCCCTGATCACCCGCCGCTTCCCCAAGGCCGCGATGGTCACCACGAAGGGCTTCCGGGATGTCCTCGAGATCCGCGACGGCACCAAGGACGAGCTGTGGGACGCCTACAAGGACGTCTCCGGGCCCTACCTGCGCCGCCGCGACCGCTTCGAGGTCACCGAGCGCGTCGACTCCGCCGGCCGCGTCGTCGAGCCGCTCGACGAGGACGAGGCCCGCGACCTGGCCCGGCTTTTGCGCAAGCGCGGCGTGGGCACGGTGGCCGTGTGCTTCATCAACTCCTACGCCAACGGCGACAACGAGGTGCGCATGCGCGAGATCCTCGAGGAGGAGTTGCCGGAGGCGACGGTGTCGACCTCGGCGGAGATCCTGCCGGAGATCTTCGAGCACGAGCGCTTCAACACCACCGTCTCCAATGCGGTGCTCGGCCCCCTGGTCTCCGGGTACGTCGAGCGCCTGGACGGCAAGCTCAAGGACGGCGGCTACGACGGCGACCTGCTCCTGCTGCACTCCGGCGGCGGGTCGATGACGCCGACGATGGTCAAGCGCTTCCCCGTCCGCCTGGCGGCCTCGGGCATCGCGGCCGGGGCGATTGCCGCCCAGCACATCGCCGAGCAGTGCGGCTACCGCAACGCCGTCGGCCTGGACATGGGCGGCACCTCGACGGACATCTCGATCGTCGCCGACGGCGAACTGCGTGTGACCAAGGAGTGGGAGGTCGAATACGGCCACCCGATCGTCTTCCCCAGCATCGAGGTACTGACCATCGGCGCCGGCGGCGGTTCGCTGGCGCACATCGACATCGCCGGTTCCCTGCGCAACGGCCCGCAGTCCGCGGGCGCGGACCCGGGCCCGGCCTGTTACGACCAGGGCGGCACGGAGCCGACCAACACCGACGCGAACCTGGTGCTCGGCCGCCTGGGCACGCAGCTCGCGGGCGGCGCGATGAACCTGAACGCGGAGCTGGCGGAGAAGGCCGTCAACGAGACGATCGCCGGGCCGCTCGACCTGGACACCGCGGAGGCCGCGGAGTCGATCCTCAAGGTCGCCAACGCGAACATGGCGGACGCGGTGCGCCTGGTCTCCATCCGCCGCGGCCTGGACCCGCGCGACTTCGCGCTGATCGCCTTCGGCGGCGCCGGCGCGCTGCACGGCGCGGAGGTCGCCCGCGAGCTGGGTATCCCGACCGTGGTGGTGCCGCCGAACCCGGGTGTCACCTCGGCGATGGGCTGCCTGCTCGTCGACGTCCAGCACGACCTGGCCACGATGTACACCACCTCCACCGATAACGCGGACCGCGACCACCTGGAGCACGAGTTCGCCGCCCTGGAGGACGAGGCCACCGAGCGGCTGCGCCACGAGGGTGTCGCCGAGGAGGACCGGGAGCTGCGCCGCGGTATCTCGATGCGCTACGCCGGGCAGTGGCGCTCCCTGCAGGTCCCGATCGGCTCCGGCCCGGACGCCCTGGACTCCGCGGTCGCCCGCTTCCACGAGGAGCACGAGCGCCAGTTCTCCTTCCGCAACGACGAGACCCCGGTGGAGATCTACCAGCTGCACCTCAAGGCCGTGGGCAAGACGCCGAAGCCGGCGTTCACCCCGACCGCGGATGCCGGCGAGAAGACCCCGGAGCCGACGGGCACGCGCCAGGTGCACTTCCGCCGCGACTGGCACGACACCCCGGTCTACGACCGCGACGCGCTGGGCCCCGGCATGGAGATCGCCGGGCCGGCGATCATCAACCAGCTGGACTCGACCACGGTCGTGCCGCCGGAGACTCGCGCCGAGATCGACGAATGGCTCAACATCCGCATCCACCTGACGGGAGACGACCAGTGA
- a CDS encoding hydantoinase B/oxoprolinase family protein, translating to MAQHPHPPDGRRPVTTTTDSPTSLHPVTFEVLKNAFATSVDLMSEQILRTCYSFVIYSRDFSSALCDAEGNTVMQGSGDIAVHVGTLHFQCKAVLEEFAGDIHPGDVFCVNDPYRGGTHINDVSFIRPIFVGDEIIGFAQNKGHWADIGGNVPGSFDVNAREHFSEGLRITPVRVRSEGRLLHDVAQLLVSNTRAPEQAFGDLNAQTEATAVCEREVLRLVDKYSKDTVVTAMRETQDYVRRTVLGSLADLPHGEWETVDYIDSDPAFGEGLVPIKVKLTLDGEGIHYDLSESAPAVSTFLNSGYGATHSAIYAGTKTFFPEVPLNSGFYAAVTAELGEEGSVVNAGWPYAVSGFCSGPYEKVMNAVFELWSQIMPERAMACAFNLEYLLVGGHDARTEEQRYFMWYDWMAGGWGGRSTKDGSSATAPVFGTGLAVQSVEGQERLNPVLTTGHEIKADSGGPGKFRGGCGVEKGGTLTDALKAVMSYCCDRGRSVTWGIEGGLPSVPHGVWLNKGSEEERYLGATFSDVKIRPGDTFTRPSAGGGGYGDALERDPEAVLEDVIDGYVSVRRAERDYGVVIHEIDAELDEYEIDKAATAARREEFRAARAEWLYTDPEEVARGYREGELDVYDVVRRHGVILEWGSGELLPKTTEQYRETMQRRSASAW from the coding sequence ATGGCTCAACATCCGCATCCACCTGACGGGAGACGACCAGTGACCACCACAACCGATTCGCCCACCAGCCTGCACCCGGTCACCTTCGAGGTGCTCAAGAACGCCTTCGCCACCAGCGTGGACCTGATGAGCGAGCAGATCCTGCGCACCTGCTACTCCTTCGTGATCTACTCGCGGGACTTCTCCTCGGCCCTGTGCGACGCCGAGGGCAACACAGTCATGCAAGGGTCCGGAGACATCGCCGTGCACGTCGGCACGCTGCACTTCCAGTGCAAGGCGGTGCTCGAGGAGTTCGCCGGCGACATCCACCCGGGCGACGTCTTCTGCGTCAACGACCCGTACCGCGGCGGCACCCACATCAACGACGTCAGCTTCATCCGCCCGATCTTCGTCGGCGACGAGATCATCGGCTTCGCCCAGAACAAGGGCCACTGGGCGGACATCGGCGGCAACGTGCCGGGCTCCTTCGACGTCAACGCCCGGGAGCACTTCTCCGAGGGCCTGCGCATCACCCCGGTGCGCGTGCGCAGCGAGGGCCGTCTGCTTCACGACGTCGCGCAGCTGCTGGTGTCCAACACCCGCGCGCCCGAGCAGGCCTTCGGCGACCTCAACGCGCAGACCGAGGCGACGGCCGTCTGCGAGCGCGAGGTGCTGCGCCTGGTGGACAAGTACTCCAAGGACACCGTGGTCACCGCGATGCGCGAGACGCAGGACTACGTGCGCCGCACGGTGCTCGGCAGCCTGGCGGACCTGCCGCACGGCGAGTGGGAGACGGTGGACTACATCGACTCCGACCCGGCCTTCGGCGAGGGCCTGGTGCCGATCAAGGTCAAGCTCACCCTCGACGGCGAGGGCATCCACTACGACCTCTCGGAGTCGGCGCCGGCGGTCTCGACGTTCCTCAACTCCGGTTACGGCGCGACGCACTCGGCGATCTACGCGGGCACGAAGACCTTCTTCCCGGAGGTGCCGCTCAACTCGGGCTTCTACGCCGCGGTGACCGCGGAGCTCGGCGAGGAGGGCTCGGTGGTCAACGCCGGTTGGCCCTACGCGGTCTCCGGCTTCTGCTCGGGTCCGTACGAGAAGGTGATGAACGCCGTCTTCGAGCTGTGGAGCCAGATCATGCCGGAGCGTGCCATGGCGTGTGCGTTCAACCTGGAGTACTTGCTGGTCGGCGGGCATGACGCGCGCACCGAGGAGCAGCGCTACTTCATGTGGTACGACTGGATGGCCGGCGGCTGGGGTGGCCGCTCGACCAAGGATGGTTCCTCGGCGACGGCACCGGTGTTCGGCACGGGCCTGGCGGTGCAGTCGGTCGAGGGCCAGGAGCGCCTCAACCCGGTGCTGACCACCGGCCACGAGATCAAGGCGGACTCGGGCGGCCCGGGTAAGTTCCGCGGCGGCTGCGGCGTGGAGAAGGGCGGCACGCTCACCGACGCGCTCAAGGCCGTGATGAGCTACTGCTGCGACCGCGGCCGCTCGGTGACCTGGGGCATCGAGGGCGGCCTGCCGTCGGTGCCGCACGGGGTGTGGCTGAACAAGGGCAGCGAGGAGGAGCGCTACCTGGGCGCGACGTTCTCGGACGTGAAGATCCGCCCGGGCGACACCTTCACCCGCCCCTCGGCCGGTGGCGGCGGCTACGGCGACGCGCTGGAGCGCGATCCGGAGGCGGTGCTGGAGGACGTCATCGACGGCTACGTCAGCGTGCGCCGCGCCGAGCGCGACTACGGCGTGGTCATCCACGAGATCGACGCGGAGCTCGACGAGTACGAGATCGACAAGGCCGCCACCGCCGCCCGCCGCGAGGAGTTCCGTGCGGCGCGCGCGGAGTGGCTCTACACCGATCCCGAGGAGGTCGCCCGTGGCTACCGCGAGGGCGAGCTGGACGTCTACGACGTGGTCCGCCGGCACGGCGTGATCCTCGAGTGGGGCTCCGGCGAGCTGCTGCCGAAGACCACCGAGCAGTACCGGGAGACGATGCAGCGTCGGTCGGCGAGCGCCTGGTGA